GCCCGCGATGATATCGGCGCCCAGGCCCATGATGGGCCAGTGCGAGGCCAGCGCGCTCACGGCATGCTCCAGCATGGTCGGGGTGTAGTGGCCGCGCCCCATGCGTTTGAGCACCGCCTGACTGCCGTGCTGTAAAGAAATATGCAGATGCGGGCAGAGCATGCGGCAGGCAAGCAGGGCGTCCAGCCCCTGCTGATTGAGCTGGCCGGGTTCCAGCGAGCTGATGCGCAGCCTCGCCTGCCCGGCAAATTCCGGCGCAAGAGCCGCGTCAAGCGTGCGCAGCAGATTCCAGAAGTCGCCCGTATCCGTGCCGCGTCCGTACTGGCCCAGATTGATACCTGAGACCATGATTTCCGCATGGCCTGCCTGCAACAGACGGCGCGCCTCGGAAACGACTTCATCCACCGGGCGGCTGCGGGGTTTGCCGCGCGTAGAGGGAACAATACAGTAGGTGCAGCGGTGGGCGCAGCCATCCTGCACTTTCAGTACCGGACGGGCGCGCTTGAAGGCGGAAATCTGAAATGGCGGAAATGCCTGCTTGCTTGCTTGCGCCTCGGCCTGTGCGGGCGTCAAGGCGGCAACTGTGGCCGCAGGTGCTGTAGCCTCCATCACCCCGGCGGACGGGGTGACGCCCTCGCCGTCAAGGTCGGCCCATGGGCCATGCAGCAGGCGGCTTTTTTCTTCCTGCGGCACCAGCAGATCAGGGGCGGCCCAAATGGCGCCGGGGCGCGGTTTGTAATCGGCAAAGAGCCGCGCCGCGCAACCGGTAAGAATCAGGCGCGAGGACGGAGCCTCCCTGCGCAGGCGGAACACGGCGTTGCGCGCGTCCCTTTCGCCTTTGGAGGTGATGGCGCAACTGTTGACGCACACCACATCCGCCTCGGCAGGGGCGCTGCATTCCACGCCGCCCTGGGCAAGCCAGGCTTCGCGCAGTGATTGGGTTTCGTACTGATTGACCTTGCAGCCGAACGTGACCAGATAAAATTTCCAGGCAGACATGGCGCAGATGTACGCAAAAGCGCTTGCCTTGACAAGCCGGGGGCGGCTAGGGTGCCTTCATGCCAATATTGCTGCTTTTTATTTTTTTGTGCTGTGCCCATGTCGTGCATGCCGAGACGGCTGTGTCATCGAACGCGCCCGCAACTGCGTCTGCCAATGCAGCGCCTGCAAGCGGAGCCACTGGGGCGGCTGCTGCCAACGGTCTGATTGACGCCGCAGATCTGCCCGCAGGGCTTGATGATGCCGCGCAGGTGGATTTTTATTGTCTGCGGCGGGCCTATCCGCAGATTACAGGCATGACGACGGACGCGCAGGGCCAGTGGCTGGTGTTTAACGATGGCCGCCGCGTGCTGTATGGCGCTGCGCCGGGGGCGGTTCCCCCGGCTGGCTCGCATGAATCCGAGTGGGTAGTGAGCGTGCGGACGAGCATGGCCGAGCCCTATCCTCTGGAGCCGCAGCGGCCCGATACTCCTCTGGGTGTTTCGCCGGGGCGGCGGCGCTCCTACGATCTGCTGCAAGCCCTTTACGGATCCACGCCCAAGGCTGTTGGGGGGCATCTGGTACAGGCCCGCCTGCTGGGGCAGCATCTGCATCTTTCGCCCGCAGCGGCGCAAGCCATGAACAGGGCAAACGCTCATCTTGCCCCGCAAGCCGCTCAGGATCCTCGCCTGAAAACCCTGCTGAAAATGGACGGCGGGTTTGCCTGGCGGCGCATTGCGGGCGAGAACCGCTTGAGCCCCCACGCGTTCGGCATTGCCTTTGACATCAGCCCCGGCATTGCCACCTATTGGCGCTGGAGCAAACTGCGCCCGCACCCATTGCAGCAAAGCTATCCCTCCGCCATTGTGGAAGCCTTTGAAAACGAGGGCTTTATCTGGGGCGGAAAATGGCACGAATATGACCTGATGCATTTTGAATACAGGCCGGAAATCATCTGCAAGGCCCGCGTGTGGCAGGGGTTGGAGCCTTTGCCCAAACAGGATATCCAGCAGGAATCCGTACAGGAGGCAGCCCCGGATATCGCGCGGAAGCCCGCGCACAAGACAGTACGGAAGCCCGTGCAGAAGCCGGAAAAGGCCGAAACGCCGCCTTCAGAGCAGCAACCCGCCAGTCCTGCTGTGGAGGCAAAGCCTGCTGGCGACGATGCTGCCATCGCTCCGTAACGCAGGCAGAAAGAAAGTTTTTCCGCTTATACAACTTGCAGGCTGATAATAAAAAGCTCCTTGAAAAAGGAGCTTTTGCGTTTCAGTATTGCCGCATTTGATGGAAGGCGCAGGGGCCTGCATCTGCTTGCCGGGGGGATCAAATCAAAACCACCCGATGGCGGGTGGCTTTGATTGAGATATCCGTGAATGGGGTGGCTTACACGCCTCGGGCGGCGGCTTCGTCCACAACCCAGATCAGTTCGCCAAATCCGGGGCGCACCTTTTGTGCGGGCAGGGTGGGTTCGGCCAGCAGGTTGAGCGCGCGCGAAAGCACATCGTGCTTTTCCTTGCCGGTCACGAGGAACATGCAGCAGCGGGCGTTGTTGATGACAGGAAGGGTGAGCGTGAGGCGGTCGGCCTTGCGTTCAGGCACGTACTGGTCAATGACAAGGCGCTTGCGTTCGGCAAGGGCGGGCGAATTGGGGAAAATGGAACCCGTGTGGCCGTCTTCTCCCATGCCCAGCAGCATAAAGTCAAAGCGGGGCAGTTCCTGCGGGCCGAGATTGAATTCGGCGCGGATCTGCTGCTCGTATTTGACGGCGGCTTCAACGGGATCTTCCTCGCCGCGCATGCGGAAAAAGTGCATGGCAGGAACCATGCTCAGCAGTTCGCGGCGCGCAAGCCCGTAGTTGCTGTCAGGGTGATCAGGGCCAACGCAGCGTTCATCCACCCAGTAAAAGGTCATTTTGTCCCAGGGAAGACGGTCGGCCCAGTCTTTGCCCGCCAGCAGGCGGAAAAGTGGCGTGGGGGTCTGCCCGCCGGAGAGCGCGATTCTGAAAACACCCCTGTCGGCGATGGCTTCTTCGCAGGCTGCCGCCAGAATGTGGGCGGCGCGTTCGGCCATAGCGGCAGGATCTTTATGGATATGCACCGTAAGGTGTATGGAACGGCTGAGGCCCGACATTTTGCGGCTCCTTGAGTTTATGTAGGCTGGCACGGGCGTTGTGCGGCCCGCCAACCTCATCACTATGACACATTCGCCTGCGCGAGAAAAGGGCATAGTGGACAGGTGACTGTGAAAACTACTGAAATTCTTCCAGCAGATCAGGCGCTATGGCAAAGTGCAGCATCTCTCCATTGGCGAGGCCCAGGGTTTTCCACGAAGCCTCGCAGGTAAGTTTGCGCGCCGCCGCAATGGATTTGCCAAGCGGGCTTGTGCCGTCAACTTCAATTGTCCATCTGCGTTCAAACGTATCACCCGGAAATGTGGGCTGCACGGCATTAAGAAAACGCTGCATCAGCTCCCTGCCGTCTGGCGCAAAAATTTTGACCGAAATATCCACGTTGTTGACGGGGATTGTGCTGATGTTCTTGCTTTGCACGTCCACCACAACAAGAAGAGTCTTTCCGTCTGAAATCAAACCTGCGCTGGCTGTGCAGGCCTTGAGAGGAAGTGTATCTTCCATGCGTTTTTTTATCTTGGCATTTTTGTCAAGAAGCAGTTGCCGTTGCGCGACCATGCGCTCCATCTGGAACTCGCGGTACTGGCGAACCATCTCCTCGGCATTGACCATGTCGTCCAGCTTCCATCCCTCTGGGGTTTTGTCCATGCGCAGCAGCAGTGAAAACTGTTTGTTCAGCACGGGGTGGCGAATTTGCGCGGCTATCAGCGCTGTATTCTCCGTGGGGTTCTGCAAGGTCATGGTTGTAAAAAACTGGGTAAAAAAGTTTGGCGGCAGAACATACAGGGGGGTTCTGAGGCGCACCAGTTCGTCAGTTTCTTCCTTGACGGGTTCTTCCTTGACGCGCGCCTGCTTGAGCAGACCGACCTGAATCATGTCGCTCAGATCACGCAGCTGGTTTGGCCCTTTTTTTAAAAAGGGGTAATGCTCTGCAACGGCCTTGGCCAGGGGGAGGGAAATGGCGTCAAAGTTTACGCGTTGCGCCAGTTCTGCAGGTTTGGCCGGGTGCAGTGCGTCCTTTATCTGCGCAAAGGCAAATTCGGCAGTCTGCCTGTACTGGTAGTACCGCCAGCCGCTGTATCCGCCCACCGCCGCCAGAATCACAAGCAGCACTGCAGCCAGCGCCAGCAAGTGCTGGCGTATGAATGCCACAATGGGGGTAATAAAGGACAGGTTCATGGCGCTTTCCTCTCTGTGTCGGCAGCCTTGGCCTGAGATTTGTGGCCGCATTCCAGAACAGGCTCTGCGCGGCGCATGCGCCTGCGTCCGAGCCGTAAAGGCAGCGGCGTGACCGGGCGGGATTTTGCCATGTCGATACGGATAATGCCCCATGCTCCCACGGGCAGCCAGGGCAAGACCCTGTTGCAGCCGGAAAGGGCGCACGATGCATTCCATGTGCCCTGCGGCCCGGCAAGAACACTGGCCCCGCTGATGCGGCCAGCCGAAAGGCTCCTGAGCGCCCGCCATATCTGCCACCAGCAGAAGGTCGGGCCGGGCCATGCAGTTTTGCGGCCGCCAAGCAGGTGGAGCATAAAGGGAAGCGAAGCCGAGTTCCAGAATGTGAGGGCAAGGCCTGCGGAGGCCACGCGCAGAGATTCGGCTATGGCCTTGCGCGTGCTTTCGGTGCTGGGTGAAGCAAGGTGCAGCACAACCCAGTCAAAGTCGTCATCATCAAAGGGCAGGTGATCGTCAGCGGCGGCCAGCACTTCGGCGCGGTCAGCCATGCGGCTTGCCTCCGCCCGCAACTCGGGATTGTGCTCCGTGGCGGTCATGTCAAAGCCGTATTCCCACAGCAGGGGCAACAGCTCGCCGCGCCCGCAGTTCACTTCAAGCAGGGTGCGGCTACGGCGAGGCCAGGGGGCAAGGCAGTGCTGCACAAGCTGCTTCTGCATATGCAGGGCATACTGCCCTGTGATATCCGACTGTCGGTCATCCATACCACGCCTCGCATTTGCCGTTAATCTTCTGCATATTCCACTATTTTACAGCATCTGTAAATCGGCAAAGCACCCTGATGCGGCGGTGTTGCCGAGGCGTCAGGTCACAAACAAACCGCAACGCGGCTGCTTGCAAACAAGAGCCGCGTTGCGGTTGAAGACCGGGCCATGCCGCCCGTGTTGCGGCTAAAAATTACAGCGTGGCAATGGCCTCAATTTCAACCTGCGCGCCAAGCGGCAGCTTGCTGACCTCAACGCAGGAACGCGCGGGGCAGGGGGCCGTGAAATACTTTTTGTACACTTCGTTAACAGCCGCAAAGTTGCCCATATCGGTGATGAATACTGTGGTTTTAACCACATTGGCGGCGGTCAGGCCCTGTGATTCCAGCAATGCCATAACGTTTTTGCAAGCCTGTTCCGCCTGAGCGCTCACATCGCCTTCCACCAGCTTGCCGATGGCGGGATCAATGGGAATCTGACCGGAAAAGAAGAACATGTTGCCGGTCTTGATGCCCTGACTGTAAGGGCCGACTGCCCCGGGGGCCTTGCTCGTGCTGATGACTTCCTTGCTCATGGCGCTTCCTTCTTCAAGATTGCTGGTAAAGGGTGAAGGTACTGAGCCGTCGGCCTGCTGCAAGGTGTAGCCAATGGCATAACCTGCCAGCGGCGGGCGGCTGCGGACAACTTGGCACAGCACCGCGCCAGAGTCAAAGCCCGGCAGCTCGTGGCGTGGCGTTCGGTCTGGGGAGGCGGCTCTGCTCCGGGCTTCGGTTACGGGTTCGGTTTCAGCTTTTTACCATGAAAGTAGTTTGAAACCAGCGCGCCAGAAATATTCTGCCATACGCTGAACAGCGCGCCAGCAATGGCTGAAACCGGAGAAAAATGCGCCAGTGCGAGGGCTGTAGCCAGGCCGGAGTTCTGTGTGCCGACCTCAAAGCAGAGAGCGCGGCAGCGGGGTTCATCAAATTTCCAGATGCGGCCCACGGCATAGCCAAAGGCCAAACCCAGCAGGTTGTGGCACACGACGACCAGAAAGATATTGGCGCTGGCCTCAAGGATGTTCGGGGCATTGATGGCCATGATGCCAGCCACCACCAGCGTGATGGTAAGCGCCGAGATCGGGGGCAAAAAGGGGATGGCCCGCTCGGTAAGCCTGCCGCAGTAACGGTGCGCCGCAATGCCCAGAATAACCGGGATCACCACAATTTTAAGAATGGAAACGAACAGGGCCCCCATGTCTACAGGAACCCACACGCCGCCCAGCAGCCATGTGAGCACCGGCATGAGCGCCAGCGCGACAACGGTTGTCAGCGAGGTAAGCGCCACGGAATACGGCACGTCGCCTCTGGCAATAAAGGTCAGCACATTGGAGGCGGTGCCGCCGGGGGCCGTGCCCACAAGAATGACGCCCATTGCCAGATCGGGCGGCAGGGCGAACAGATGGCACAGCGCAAAGGCCAGCAGCGGCATGCAGCCGAACTGGGCCAGCAGGCCCAGAAGCAGGGCGCGCGGCTGGGAAAATACCATGCTGAAATCCTTGAGCCGCAGGGTCATGCCCATGCCAAACATGATGCACCCCAGGAGCGGCGTAACATGCGGGGCCACCCAGCGGAACAGCTCCGGCTTCCACAAAGCCAAAGCCGAGCATGTCAGAATAAGCGCTCCCATGTAACGGGTAAGTGCATTGCCAGCGCGCTGTAAGATACTCAACCTTTGTCTCCTGTTGCGCGGTTTTCTGCCGCAATGGTGTGAGGCGCATACTGGCAGAGAGCGTTCACGGTGGCAAGCGAGGGCACTTGCACTTGGTTTGGGCAAAAGGTATCGCTCAGGTACTTTCAGGTGCTGATTCGCCGTGGCGCGCCATGCGTTCTGCATCTTCCGAACAGTTTCATACCCACGAGCAGCAGGAATGGCAGAACTTTCCAGCCTTATGCAAATCCAGTCTTTTGTGCAGGCCTATGTGCTTGCGGTTGCTTCCATTCTGGACGCGCCCGTTACCGTGGTTGACTGCAATCTGGTGCGCGTGGGCGGCACGGCGGAATATGAGTCGCTTATCAGCCGGAAGATCGCGCACAGTGCTTTTTTCGACAAAGTATTCAAAACCGGCAAACCGGCCTTTGTCAAAAACGTGCAGAACGATCAGGCTTGCAGCGTGTGCGCCAACCGCGAGAACTGCAATGAACTCGCCGACATGGCCTACCCCATCTTTTTGAACAACAAGGTGGCTGGCGTTATTGGCATTGTTGCGTTTAACGAGGACGAGCGTGGGCGGCTGCTGGGGAATCAGGAAAAACTTCAGGAATTCCTCAAATATATGAGCATGCTGATTGAAAGCAAACTTGTCACGCAGCAGCATTCGCGCATTCTTGAGCACCAGCTTGATGCGGTCGTGAGCGGTGAACGCA
Above is a window of Desulfovibrio desulfuricans DSM 642 DNA encoding:
- the pgl gene encoding 6-phosphogluconolactonase, whose protein sequence is MSGLSRSIHLTVHIHKDPAAMAERAAHILAAACEEAIADRGVFRIALSGGQTPTPLFRLLAGKDWADRLPWDKMTFYWVDERCVGPDHPDSNYGLARRELLSMVPAMHFFRMRGEEDPVEAAVKYEQQIRAEFNLGPQELPRFDFMLLGMGEDGHTGSIFPNSPALAERKRLVIDQYVPERKADRLTLTLPVINNARCCMFLVTGKEKHDVLSRALNLLAEPTLPAQKVRPGFGELIWVVDEAAARGV
- a CDS encoding methyltransferase domain-containing protein, encoding MDDRQSDITGQYALHMQKQLVQHCLAPWPRRSRTLLEVNCGRGELLPLLWEYGFDMTATEHNPELRAEASRMADRAEVLAAADDHLPFDDDDFDWVVLHLASPSTESTRKAIAESLRVASAGLALTFWNSASLPFMLHLLGGRKTAWPGPTFCWWQIWRALRSLSAGRISGASVLAGPQGTWNASCALSGCNRVLPWLPVGAWGIIRIDMAKSRPVTPLPLRLGRRRMRRAEPVLECGHKSQAKAADTERKAP
- a CDS encoding MiaB/RimO family radical SAM methylthiotransferase yields the protein MSAWKFYLVTFGCKVNQYETQSLREAWLAQGGVECSAPAEADVVCVNSCAITSKGERDARNAVFRLRREAPSSRLILTGCAARLFADYKPRPGAIWAAPDLLVPQEEKSRLLHGPWADLDGEGVTPSAGVMEATAPAATVAALTPAQAEAQASKQAFPPFQISAFKRARPVLKVQDGCAHRCTYCIVPSTRGKPRSRPVDEVVSEARRLLQAGHAEIMVSGINLGQYGRGTDTGDFWNLLRTLDAALAPEFAGQARLRISSLEPGQLNQQGLDALLACRMLCPHLHISLQHGSQAVLKRMGRGHYTPTMLEHAVSALASHWPIMGLGADIIAGFPGETEDDMRQLLELIDRLPMSYAHVFPYSRRPGTAADRFDGQIPHSIKLERAARLREAVGRKQQAFLAEQLKLPRMLVAADNPQAFADSATDAAPTPESAGKNKKNSVKGVNEYYAGCSIRLPAQGKRPGADAGLLPARPVALTEKGLVVELIEQK
- a CDS encoding M15 family metallopeptidase, coding for MSSNAPATASANAAPASGATGAAAANGLIDAADLPAGLDDAAQVDFYCLRRAYPQITGMTTDAQGQWLVFNDGRRVLYGAAPGAVPPAGSHESEWVVSVRTSMAEPYPLEPQRPDTPLGVSPGRRRSYDLLQALYGSTPKAVGGHLVQARLLGQHLHLSPAAAQAMNRANAHLAPQAAQDPRLKTLLKMDGGFAWRRIAGENRLSPHAFGIAFDISPGIATYWRWSKLRPHPLQQSYPSAIVEAFENEGFIWGGKWHEYDLMHFEYRPEIICKARVWQGLEPLPKQDIQQESVQEAAPDIARKPAHKTVRKPVQKPEKAETPPSEQQPASPAVEAKPAGDDAAIAP
- a CDS encoding RidA family protein, coding for MSKEVISTSKAPGAVGPYSQGIKTGNMFFFSGQIPIDPAIGKLVEGDVSAQAEQACKNVMALLESQGLTAANVVKTTVFITDMGNFAAVNEVYKKYFTAPCPARSCVEVSKLPLGAQVEIEAIATL
- a CDS encoding bile acid:sodium symporter family protein, encoding MSILQRAGNALTRYMGALILTCSALALWKPELFRWVAPHVTPLLGCIMFGMGMTLRLKDFSMVFSQPRALLLGLLAQFGCMPLLAFALCHLFALPPDLAMGVILVGTAPGGTASNVLTFIARGDVPYSVALTSLTTVVALALMPVLTWLLGGVWVPVDMGALFVSILKIVVIPVILGIAAHRYCGRLTERAIPFLPPISALTITLVVAGIMAINAPNILEASANIFLVVVCHNLLGLAFGYAVGRIWKFDEPRCRALCFEVGTQNSGLATALALAHFSPVSAIAGALFSVWQNISGALVSNYFHGKKLKPNP